The region ACTTGTCCATTAGACAATGTTACCTGCATTTCATAAGGTTTCACAGATTAGATAGGCCACAAATTGCTGTGTTAAAAGTTCGTAAGAATTTAGCTCCACCTTTTCCTGCGGAAGATCACGCCAATCACAACCTGGCCTCTTGGGAATTTTCTGGCATCGAATCAAGTTCAATTCGTTCATCTCCTTGGAAATATGATCAGTCAAGACAATCATCTCACCacgaattttcttttgaaaccaTGATACAGGGTCATTTTGATACTGCACAACATAAAACAAAGGCAAATAGTGAGTGAAAAATTTAAGAATGGAAAAATATGTGACATTTATATTTCCTATTTACATACCTCCATGTTTCCTTTTGAGGCTCCATTGCCCACTGCTGGGAGATCACCAATGGTATCTTTAACAGTTATTGCACGTAACGGAGCACCATTTGCAGTACTACGGACAGCAGCATAATGAACATTTTCAGATAATGTGATCTTCAACTCAGGGGCCGAAAATACATGCATTGGTTCTGGCCACTCTGGAAGCACATCATCAGGACAGGCTGCCCATATGAATGCCCTTTTTCTTGATTGGGAAACCCCAAATGCTCCAGCCTCAAGGATACCAAACCTCACCTTTTGGACAAGTAAATCATACATTTATTAGTTCATCGAAGTTCTATTTCTCAAAGGAATGCAATTACTCAAGGAAGAAAGTTGCAGCAATTTTACCTGATAACCCATCTCAAGAAGTGAAGCCAAGGCTAAACGGAATGTCTGCCCTTTATTGAAAGACACAAAGTTCCTCACATTCTCCAATAAGAAATATCTTGGCCGGAAATAATCAGCAAAGGATAAGAATGCCAATATCATCTCACACTGGACTTTACTCCAACTGCTCTGGTTAAACCTATTCATCCCAGAGAAACCCTGAAGCAAAAGCAACAGATTATTGAACAATTACCCAATAATATATTCAtcagaaaaatatacaaaaaaagtCAACAGCTAGAGAGACCTGGCATGGAGGACCCCCATTTATGAAATCAACTTCTCCAGGCATTGGTAAACTACTTCTCTCACTCTCATCAAGCTTTGCAGCCAACTCTGCAGCCTCAGTCGTTGAGATACAATCATCTATGTCCCCACACTTCTCCATTACAGCCCTACATTACAAAAAATCAACCAAGTCACTTAAACAGGTTCGACACCATTCAACATTTAGGCCTGGAACAGTTAACTGAATGGGATTATTTACCTAAGAATAACATTGCAATTGTTAATAAAGACTAAAGCATCAGGATGATTAGCTTTAAATGCATCACCAGCAGGCTCTTCATACTCGATAGCCCATTTAGTTGATGAAACACCTGAACCATTTTAGCAATAAAATACACGTTATATTATGCATTGGTAGCAGATACAATATGGTTTTCTTCTTGCTATAATAACGTAGTTAAGATTACCTGACTGCTCCAACCCCTCTGATAAACCACCACAACCAGCAAAAATGTCCAAGGTGGCTAAACGtttttcatttaatgtttttCCCTCCTTAGAAGACTCTGAATCGTCATCTCCCTCTTtacattttccttttctctttctagTAGCAGCATCTGATGTTCGTCCAGttgaatattttacttttatgtgAGCTGGCAACTGTCaagtaattgaaaaaaaataatagttaattacCGAATGTGAAATTGATgtcatgaaaaataataatgatgacGATAGTCTTTATCTTATGCTAAACTAAAACCTTTTATTTCAATCACAAAATATAACGACAGATAGAAGATTTATATAAAGCATTTACAATGACTTAAAACTTTTGGATTGAATTTTAATCTACACAACAATCCATAAAGCAATCATTGCTAGCCAATAGTAAATCGTAGACTCTATATCataaatatcaacatattgGAAGACTTATCCACTGGATTAACAAGCATATTGCCTGCTTGTATATTAGGTACAAATACGCAATACCTTTTTCAGTGACCCAGTGGCAGGATCATACAAGAGCTCGCAGAAAAATACATTTTGGAACATTCCGGGGGCACTTTGTTCAGGAATATCACTCTTCTTTCGGACTTCACATTTCCCTTCTATTGAATCTACTGAGATTATATGCGTTTCATCACTATAATACACCtgaattataaatatgaaatacaagTCAGTACAAAAACTTATACATGAAATACACAAAGTAGAACCAATAGTAGAAATAGAGCAGCAATATGCACAAATAGCAGTTCACTTATTACAGCCAGATGAAGCATGGATGactcaagaaaaataatattataaaattcacataaTCATGCTATGTAAGACTTATAGCTTATACCTCCTGTATATCAGAGCAGTATGCCTTCTCATTTGATACATCTTCTGGTCGATAGAACCTCCTGATTTTGACTTGTGTAGATTTTATTTCTGGATgttttatttccattttaaGCACAATCTCTAGCACTTGACACACAACATAAGCTTTCAGTCCCACATTCCTGCCGCTCTTATGAGTTCCTTGCTCGATCTTTTCCTCAAATTCAAAGGGACTTACATAAACAAAATCATTAAGGGAATACTCGATTCCTTTAAATAGGAAACCAGACTTGGAGGAATTTACATTGAAAATATTCTTCGCCTTTTCATCGTCGTGTATTTTGCAAGAGGAGCAAATACCAGAGCCTTGACCCAAAGTATCAAATGGAAGGCTAAAGAAAGCGCCTCTTTCAGGCCAGTACAGGCTTTTACAATAATATTCAGTAGGTAgtcctttcttcttcctttcttctGCTCTAGCCCTGTCAGCCCTATCAGCAATGGCATTATCCTTTCGATGCTGATGCCCCCAAGGCCTTTTTCGAATATTTACAACAACTGTTTGCTTAACATCCTGCAGTCCCAGATCCCTACACTCATTAGTCAAAAACACCTCTCTCTCATTAGCAGCATTGCCAATAACAGTATGACAACCATGCTGCATCATCCTACCATGGAACatttttcttccattcttcgACTCAAACATATACTCAACACAATACATGTCTGGAAATTCATCTGCTCCATCAACTTCCACTAACACGAATTTTCCTACAGAAATAACTTCCCCATTAATTATTGCCTGCTTATAAACAGGATATCCAGAACTAGTCTTCCCTTCAGGTTTTCCTTCCCATGTTATTTCAGCATTACCCGAAAATGTTTTGGTTTGCTTTGAATCTGAATGCCTCTTCGAGGTTCCATCCAAAAGTATTGGCTCCTCTTCGTTGTCCTCATCTTCATTTTCCTCATGGTCTTCCAATTCATCCTCTTCCTTTAACTCACTGACAGCCCCCTCTTTTTGATTTTCTGCCAAGTGGTTTGAGTAATACTCTCCCCATATTCTATTGATTAGCTTTGTTGTTGTCGCTTGCATAGCTTTCCTCTTGGAAACAACAAGACCTACAGCTGCTCTAGGATTTAAGTTTGCTTCGATCCTTGGctgatttttcttcttcttcactaaccATTTGGTATGGTGTCGCTCTTCCATTTTGTTTGCAAGACCAGTCACAAATGGACACTTTCTGATCTCAGAATCAGGAAATACTGCAAAAAGTTGCAGAATAATCTGTCCGTGGACAACAACATATCTCTCAACAGCCAATGGATCAGAAGAAATGTAAGAACCATCATTCTGACTAAACTCAGATACTTTTTTTATGACATCTCCAAAGGAAAGTCGTGATACTCGGCTCTGTTCCTTCAGTAAAGTAATAATGGCTATAGCAAGCCTTGCAGTTTTCAACACTGTCTCATACCAAGGAGCATACTGCTTTGCTGGTTTACCAAGTCTGTACCTGAAAAAAGTGACGTATGAATGAGTCTGGTTGTCATTCTACATactaattgtatttatttagaaCAAGATTATTATTAGATGAAGTTATATACAGTATTCAcatatgtttcattaataaGATATGACAAGATCATCCAAACAGCTTTTTTGAGACAATTTGGTTACAACATATTGTATTTGACAGTTTGCTAACAGGTTCATTGGAAACATAAACAATATTTGGACAAGAGGCATCATACCAGCCCATATCTGTTCGGATGGATATGAAAATCATCAATGATCCAAATTCTATCATCCATTCCTTTATGGCACTCAGATAAATTGGTATTCCATCAAAAGTCTGTGGTTCTGAACTAGTGGAAGAAGATTGGCCAACCTCAGTTTCAAGATGGAACCCACTTCCATCATCTAATTTCATTACACCTGAACCAAAGATTGCAACATCCATGTCCGAACAAGGTTTCATAGGAAGAAGTTCCAAGGAAACCAATCTTGCGTCTGAATTGTATAAAGACCAATTATGAAGTATGTTTCGAGGAAGATCATCAACATTATACTGGTCATAGTCATCACCACAAATTATAAACTCGTCTGTTTCTTGAAGAGAGGTTCTGTAAAAAGCAGGGAGAGGATAATCATTGGCAATTTCATCttcattaattttgatatagtATTTGCTTGATTTGTGATTTTTCGGCTGCTTCAGAGATTTCCAATACTCTTCTTCTTGGAGCAACCGTGCTAActttgaatctttttttttaacatttggtGAATCAGAATCCATCTGATTCTTGTTTTCTTCATCTCCACTTCCTGAGCCAATCCTTAAACTCCCATTTGAGGGCATTAAATGCATATATGCATCCTGCTTCTTAGCCTCATCTCTAAGAGCAATAAGAGCAGCGATATCTGCAAACATCATGTCATTTGTCTTGGATGTCATGTCCAAACCAATGAGTTGCTCATAAATGAAATCACCCTGATAAATAACATAATCCTTTATAGATGCAGTTCCAGAAAAGCATTTGCTACCACTCATAGACCGTGCCATGCCAGCGAGTAGCTCATCAAGACTTATACTAGGGTCACCCCCCGAGGACTTTGTAAGTTTTTTATATACCTCAACACATGCACGAgccttttcaaagaaaaaatcataaaactttTTGTAACTAGCAGCAGGTTTCTGACAATCATAATCAGCAACATCAGTGGAAATCCATATCACTGGAGAACCATCTTCATATCCAGATATGTCCCAAGATTCAATACGACCGAATCCTTCACACTTAAcccctttctctcttttcttgcCTGTGCTTGCTTCAAGCGGCAATACAACTCCAGTAATATATAAATCGATAAATTCAAGCATCTCAAGATGTTGTGCTTTACCCTCTTGATCATGAAGGATAAACTCTGTAATTCGTCTATTTGGGCGACCATCATCTTGTCCAGCAGTCATACTGACAGCTACAATTTCTTCATCTACAGTCTGATCCTTCTTTGTTTCAATGAGACAAGACTTATCCGATATTGAAAAGGATTTCTCTTTCAAATCTTTACACGCTGCGGCACGTTTTGGCATTTTGCGTGGAGCTGGAGCCTGCTCACCGCTCTCTGCCAAACTTCgtttcttttgtttgtttttagcCATAACTTCTCCTTCTCCTTTGGAAAGAGCAAAATCCTGTTTACCCTTGGTGTTCTTCACACCTAATTCAAACACCAGAAAAACATAATGAGAAATTTACAGAGAAAATAACAACTAtaaagacaacaacaaaggtcAATCAGACAAGTCGTACATCAATAAGTGCCTTAACATGATCACTGCATTGATGGCAGAACATGATTAAAGAAACAATAAATTTCTCTAATATGAAATCTACCCACAGAAATTATCAACATGGGCCAAGGTCAAATCTGCTATATAGTCTCTTAGCCAAAGTCAGAATCATGATAAAGTCAAAAGATCGAATATTTCACACAAAAATCCCTAAAAATCGGAaatagatatttgaaaaaaaatcaattatgaaCTAACATAACACTTAAAATCTTGTGATATGAGAAACAACATCCCCTTCTAAACAGTGACACGAAAACAAAAATGGTATCTGAAACAGTTTCTACAAATGGTAATGAAAAAGGGGTAAAATCAATTGTGAAATCAATAATACAGAAAAAAGAATATGCATGCTATGAGACCAAAATTCGCACCCGAGACAGTAGTAGTCAACTAGACACAGAACCAAAAGACAGTAAAATGAAATCAAACAGAATATTAAGGAAAACAATAAAATGGTTAAGACCTGGTTCTGAGGAATCCAGAAGAGAAGCACAACCCATATCTTGAAtcctctaattttatttttcttacaaatggTTTGTGTTTTATGACACTCACTGTGTCTGAAAAATCTTATGAGGTTATTTCAAGGTGACTTTTTTCAATTCAGGGTATTGCTTTTGGCGGGGATGAAAATATGGGAAAGGAGGGTTTTTTTGGCGCCCATGATCCCTCAAACTACTAAAACCttagaaaaaacaaatgaataaaTGGAAAAGAATGTCCACATcccttttaaattttcatttcgTCATTACCAAGattagatgataaaaaaagtttgaatttttatttttttatcatgatttttataataattatctttttaataaataagtacCTTATAATTTGTTCataaattttcactttttaatttatatttttttttaaacatacaaaaatgattacaaaaattaaaaatggtcattatgaatttttaaattaaccgttataaattatatataaaaatattaatataataacgcattatgttttttaaatattatatttaaagcatctaatttaataatatttaaaactatgtatcaacttttttattattttattcagtataatcatgtttttattttatataatttatgtattacgttttttatcaaatatcattttctattttagttATAGGATTATATAGTTACTTAATGATTTGTccaaatgttttaaataatgattaactaatttaattacatcttacattttttaatgggtaattaatttaaacggagtaaaaaataataaacaaaacagAAAGTTATGTTTATCCCAAatctagaataaaataaaaagcataattataaaaaactgttaacttattttttaactttaaatatttatagttttatttagtttgtttttgtaattaagGTATGTAATTAATGTTTACTTATTTAAACAGGATGTCAAGAGGGGACAAATCACATGCAAAAAGAGAAATGGACAAAACCAAATGTAAGAAAAATCTACAAAATCCAGAATACAAACCTCTAGGTCTTCCTCTGCTCTTTTTTATTGTACTAAGAAGATCAGGTGGGATGAGATTTGAACTATGAGTAGAATCTAGAATACGAACTTGTTCTACTCTTTTTCTCTGTACTAAGAAGATGAGGAAGATGGGGTGGATGAGATTTGAACTATGAACATAAGATGGATGGGATAAGTTCAGACTATGAGTAGATGATGGGTCTGAGGGATTTCAGTTCACAGTCTTGCAGCTCTGGCTGCGCAAGCCTTTACACTCAACTTTCACACTCTTTCAAAAAAGGTAAGTACACAGCAGATCTGGCGGCACAAACCTTTTCACTCACAGCTTTCACACTATCTCAGAAAAGGAAACTATGCAGGAAAACCTAACTTTCCCTGTTTTATTGCATATGTAATGGGCCTGCAAGTTGGCCTGTCCCACCTTATCTGTGTGGCCCGACAAGTTGACAGGCTAAACGGGCCAAAATCTTATGGGCTGATGAACTCAAAAGATATCAAAACTTACCATAAATCAGTTGGGTTGACGGACTGGCCTATAAGATCCAACCCACTTTATCATCCATAAAggtatgtaatataaaaataaatatttcattaaattaaccttttaacttaatttaaataaaataaatatataaattacttttattatttcaaagTAAACCATCgcaaaaaaacatgtaaaaacaattgtgatgaattttaaatattttttaatgttatttaataaagacatttaaaaactattacaaaGCTCAATCATTTAACCAGGTTATAAggtaactttaattattttaattcattaattttttatttgttaacaCCTAAGAAACATTTTATCCAACACTCTaccattttattcttttgaaattaATGCAATATCATATAACTAATcttgttttaatttaacattGTTATTGTAGTGATAGTTGGAAAAGAAATCGTTCTAGTAAAAAACTagttttgcaatttttttttaagattcataatttttaattataaaaattaaaagttaaagactaatttgttaaatgtatttattggtatattatatattatgtgaaataaaaatattagaaaatttaaagcatataattttataatatttaaaatcatgtatcaacttttttgttattttatttactgtaatcattttaatataattatgtatccagttttatttaaaatatcattatcaacGTTAATTATAGGATTATATAATTACTTGTTAAAACTAATTATGATTTGTCCAAATATTTTGAATCATGACTAACTAATTTAATCatatcttacattttttttatcgataATCAATTTCGACTGAgagaataaatataagaaatatatatatatattatgttatattatttagttaGGCTTTGATTTGGACTTTAAATTACGAATCTATTTAAACCATatctaacaataaaataaaaaggataataataaattaatgtatttgaaatatttttattattttttgtaagtaaattgatttagtttaaaatatttataatttaattagtttgttTTTGCATTTAAGAAGTATCattaatgtatatttaaataCGTTGTCCAAATTAATGAACCAAATTACATGCAAGAGGAATTGACAAAGCCAGATGTAAGGAAAATcaataaaaaccaaaatacGAATTTGTTGGTGTGAGTGCTCCACTATTTTGCTCCCTCCTAAAAATATATGGATGTGATGAAATTTGGATTATGAGAAGATAGGTGAGAGGAATTCGAGTTCACAGTCTCCTAATTTTTGCAATGCAAGTCTTTACACTCTCAACTTTCACACTCTCTAATAAAAGGTAAGTATACAGGAAGACCTAACTTTCCTTGTTTTGTTGAATATGTAAAGGATCAACAAGTTAGTCTATCTCATCTTATGTGTGGCCCGACGAGTTGACGGGCTGATCAAACCAAATTCTTATGAACTAACAAGTTTAAAAGATGTTCAAACTTACCTTTAATAAGTTGGGTTGACAGACTGATTTAATCCACTTTATCATCCATATATTTAAAGgtctttaatataaaaataaatattttagcaaaataaatttttaatttagtttaaatgaaattaataaataaattacaattattagTTTGTTGCATAGAGTAAAACGtcacacacaaaaaaatgtaaaaacaattgtaaaaatttgtaattactttttaatgttatttaataaacACATTTAAAAACTATCTATAAAGTTTAAtcatttaacaaatttataaggtaactttaattattttaattcaattaattttgaatttgttaacATTTAAGATGTActctactattttatttatttaaaatcaatcaaaagctaaaataactaattttgtttcatatttaACACTAACAAATAGTTGAAAAAGAAATCTTAAAGTAAAAActagttttgaattttttaagattcataatttttaagtattaaaattataagttaaagACTAATTTCTTAAATGTATCTATTGGTTTATTATATCttatgtgaaataaaaatattgttaaaactAGTTAATATGTGTGTAGACAAATatacaaaacataaataaaaccaattttgaaatgttaaaatTCTTGGAAGCACAGTTATCGCGCGGTGAACAAAAAATGATGataattttatgaagttgagGTTGTATCTTCAAGGATTCATTGTAATGGTCATCTACCGCACAAAAATTTTCGACAATCAAATTAGTTGTTAAAAAGACAtagaattataaattatatttaaaaatattattttaattttccattaattgtttttaaatattataaatttaaagcgtctaattttataatatttaaaactatgTATCAACtttttggttattttatttacagtaatcattttaatatgattatgtattcaattttatataatctATCATTATCCACGTTAACTATAGAGTTATATAATTacttgttaaaattaattatgatttgtcCAAATATTTTGAATCATGACTAACTATTTTAATCATAGCATACACTTTTTTTATCGATAATCAATTTCAactgagaaaataaattatatatatatatatataatgttattttattcgTTTAAGCTTTGATATCGACTTTAAGTTATGAATCTATTTAAAccaaatataagaataaaataaaaagtgtaaTTATTTAAGATTgtatttgtaatatttaattaatttttttaagttcttaattaaagtagtttagttttaaatatttataattttatttaatttgtttctgCATTTAAGGAGTAGGAGTATCAttgatgtatatttatttaaatagagTATTAAAACTGGTCAAATTAGAAGCAAGAAGAATTGACAATGTCAAATGCAAGAAAAATCAACAAGGATAAGAATATGAAGTTGTTGGTGTAGTTGTTCCACTTTTTTGTTATGACCTAAAAGATTATGGGAAGTGATGAGATAAGATCAAATTTGAATTATGAGAAGAAGATTGGTGGGAGGGATTCCAGTTCACAGTCTGGCAGATCTGGCAGCGCAAGCTTTTACACCCAACTTTCACACTTTTCAAAAAAGGTCAGAACACAGCAGATCTGGCAGCGCAAGCTTTTACACTCAACTTTCACACTTTTCAAAAAAGGTCAGAACACATCAGATCTGGTGGCCCAAACCTTTTCACTCTCAGTTTTCACACTATCTCAGTAAAGGAAAGTATGCAGGAAGACCTAACTTTCCTTGCTTTATTACAAATGTAACAGGCCAGCAAGTTGGCCCGTCCCACCTTATTTGTGTGGACTGACGAGTTGGCAAGTTCAGCGGGCCAAAATCTTGTGGGCTTTTACACTCAACTTTCACACTTTTCAAAAAAGGTCAGAACAGATCAGATCTGGTGACCCAAACCTTTTCACTCTCAGTTTTCACACTATCTCAGTAAAGGAAAGTATGCAGGAAAAGCTAACTTTCCTTGCTTTATTACATATGTAACAGGCTAGCAAGTTGGCCCGTCCCACCTTATTTGTGTGGATTAACGAGTTGGCAAGTTCAGCGGGCCAAAATCTTGTGGGCTGACGAGTTCAAAAGATATTCAAACTTACCATAGATCAATTGGGTTGATAAACCGACACTTAAGACCCAACCAACTTTATCATCCATATATTTAAAgttctataatataaaaaataaatatttcattaaattaactttttaacttagtttaaataaaataaataaataaattactttattatttaccATCACATAAAAAACGCGTAAAAACAATTGtgataaattctaaaaaaaaattaatgttatttaataaatacatttaaaacTATCTATAAAGCTTAATCATTTAACCAGGTTATAtggtaattttaattattttaattcaattagttttttatttgttaacaCTTAAGAAACATTTAATCCAACACTCcactattttattcttttgaaattaATGCAAGATGAGAtaacttatcttgttttatatttaacattgtTACTGTAGTgatagttgaaaaataaatcgtactagtaaaaactaattttgcatttttttttaagattcataatttttaattattaaaattaaatgttaaagactaatttgttaaatgtatttattagtgataattttatgaagttgagGTTGTATCTTGAAGGATCCATTGTGGTGATCATCATCTACCATAAAAAGTTTCTCTTATAGTAAAAAGTAACAAACACGTagaatcataaattatatataaactaatatttt is a window of Vigna unguiculata cultivar IT97K-499-35 chromosome 4, ASM411807v1, whole genome shotgun sequence DNA encoding:
- the LOC114181637 gene encoding DNA (cytosine-5)-methyltransferase 1-like isoform X1, whose protein sequence is MGCASLLDSSEPGVKNTKGKQDFALSKGEGEVMAKNKQKKRSLAESGEQAPAPRKMPKRAAACKDLKEKSFSISDKSCLIETKKDQTVDEEIVAVSMTAGQDDGRPNRRITEFILHDQEGKAQHLEMLEFIDLYITGVVLPLEASTGKKREKGVKCEGFGRIESWDISGYEDGSPVIWISTDVADYDCQKPAASYKKFYDFFFEKARACVEVYKKLTKSSGGDPSISLDELLAGMARSMSGSKCFSGTASIKDYVIYQGDFIYEQLIGLDMTSKTNDMMFADIAALIALRDEAKKQDAYMHLMPSNGSLRIGSGSGDEENKNQMDSDSPNVKKKDSKLARLLQEEEYWKSLKQPKNHKSSKYYIKINEDEIANDYPLPAFYRTSLQETDEFIICGDDYDQYNVDDLPRNILHNWSLYNSDARLVSLELLPMKPCSDMDVAIFGSGVMKLDDGSGFHLETEVGQSSSTSSEPQTFDGIPIYLSAIKEWMIEFGSLMIFISIRTDMGWYRLGKPAKQYAPWYETVLKTARLAIAIITLLKEQSRVSRLSFGDVIKKVSEFSQNDGSYISSDPLAVERYVVVHGQIILQLFAVFPDSEIRKCPFVTGLANKMEERHHTKWLVKKKKNQPRIEANLNPRAAVGLVVSKRKAMQATTTKLINRIWGEYYSNHLAENQKEGAVSELKEEDELEDHEENEDEDNEEEPILLDGTSKRHSDSKQTKTFSGNAEITWEGKPEGKTSSGYPVYKQAIINGEVISVGKFVLVEVDGADEFPDMYCVEYMFESKNGRKMFHGRMMQHGCHTVIGNAANEREVFLTNECRDLGLQDVKQTVVVNIRKRPWGHQHRKDNAIADRADRARAEERKKKGLPTEYYCKSLYWPERGAFFSLPFDTLGQGSGICSSCKIHDDEKAKNIFNVNSSKSGFLFKGIEYSLNDFVYVSPFEFEEKIEQGTHKSGRNVGLKAYVVCQVLEIVLKMEIKHPEIKSTQVKIRRFYRPEDVSNEKAYCSDIQEVYYSDETHIISVDSIEGKCEVRKKSDIPEQSAPGMFQNVFFCELLYDPATGSLKKLPAHIKVKYSTGRTSDAATRKRKGKCKEGDDDSESSKEGKTLNEKRLATLDIFAGCGGLSEGLEQSGVSSTKWAIEYEEPAGDAFKANHPDALVFINNCNVILRAVMEKCGDIDDCISTTEAAELAAKLDESERSSLPMPGEVDFINGGPPCQGFSGMNRFNQSSWSKVQCEMILAFLSFADYFRPRYFLLENVRNFVSFNKGQTFRLALASLLEMGYQVRFGILEAGAFGVSQSRKRAFIWAACPDDVLPEWPEPMHVFSAPELKITLSENVHYAAVRSTANGAPLRAITVKDTIGDLPAVGNGASKGNMEYQNDPVSWFQKKIRGEMIVLTDHISKEMNELNLIRCQKIPKRPGCDWRDLPQEKVTLSNGQVVDLIPWCLPNTAKRHNQWKGLFGRLDWQGNFPTSITDPQPMGKVGMCFHPDQDRILTVRECARSQGFPDSYKFSGNIIHKHRQIGNAVPPPLAFALGRKLKEAVNSKNSK
- the LOC114181637 gene encoding DNA (cytosine-5)-methyltransferase 1-like isoform X2, with translation MAKNKQKKRSLAESGEQAPAPRKMPKRAAACKDLKEKSFSISDKSCLIETKKDQTVDEEIVAVSMTAGQDDGRPNRRITEFILHDQEGKAQHLEMLEFIDLYITGVVLPLEASTGKKREKGVKCEGFGRIESWDISGYEDGSPVIWISTDVADYDCQKPAASYKKFYDFFFEKARACVEVYKKLTKSSGGDPSISLDELLAGMARSMSGSKCFSGTASIKDYVIYQGDFIYEQLIGLDMTSKTNDMMFADIAALIALRDEAKKQDAYMHLMPSNGSLRIGSGSGDEENKNQMDSDSPNVKKKDSKLARLLQEEEYWKSLKQPKNHKSSKYYIKINEDEIANDYPLPAFYRTSLQETDEFIICGDDYDQYNVDDLPRNILHNWSLYNSDARLVSLELLPMKPCSDMDVAIFGSGVMKLDDGSGFHLETEVGQSSSTSSEPQTFDGIPIYLSAIKEWMIEFGSLMIFISIRTDMGWYRLGKPAKQYAPWYETVLKTARLAIAIITLLKEQSRVSRLSFGDVIKKVSEFSQNDGSYISSDPLAVERYVVVHGQIILQLFAVFPDSEIRKCPFVTGLANKMEERHHTKWLVKKKKNQPRIEANLNPRAAVGLVVSKRKAMQATTTKLINRIWGEYYSNHLAENQKEGAVSELKEEDELEDHEENEDEDNEEEPILLDGTSKRHSDSKQTKTFSGNAEITWEGKPEGKTSSGYPVYKQAIINGEVISVGKFVLVEVDGADEFPDMYCVEYMFESKNGRKMFHGRMMQHGCHTVIGNAANEREVFLTNECRDLGLQDVKQTVVVNIRKRPWGHQHRKDNAIADRADRARAEERKKKGLPTEYYCKSLYWPERGAFFSLPFDTLGQGSGICSSCKIHDDEKAKNIFNVNSSKSGFLFKGIEYSLNDFVYVSPFEFEEKIEQGTHKSGRNVGLKAYVVCQVLEIVLKMEIKHPEIKSTQVKIRRFYRPEDVSNEKAYCSDIQEVYYSDETHIISVDSIEGKCEVRKKSDIPEQSAPGMFQNVFFCELLYDPATGSLKKLPAHIKVKYSTGRTSDAATRKRKGKCKEGDDDSESSKEGKTLNEKRLATLDIFAGCGGLSEGLEQSGVSSTKWAIEYEEPAGDAFKANHPDALVFINNCNVILRAVMEKCGDIDDCISTTEAAELAAKLDESERSSLPMPGEVDFINGGPPCQGFSGMNRFNQSSWSKVQCEMILAFLSFADYFRPRYFLLENVRNFVSFNKGQTFRLALASLLEMGYQVRFGILEAGAFGVSQSRKRAFIWAACPDDVLPEWPEPMHVFSAPELKITLSENVHYAAVRSTANGAPLRAITVKDTIGDLPAVGNGASKGNMEYQNDPVSWFQKKIRGEMIVLTDHISKEMNELNLIRCQKIPKRPGCDWRDLPQEKVTLSNGQVVDLIPWCLPNTAKRHNQWKGLFGRLDWQGNFPTSITDPQPMGKVGMCFHPDQDRILTVRECARSQGFPDSYKFSGNIIHKHRQIGNAVPPPLAFALGRKLKEAVNSKNSK